One Antennarius striatus isolate MH-2024 chromosome 17, ASM4005453v1, whole genome shotgun sequence genomic window carries:
- the ap5m1 gene encoding AP-5 complex subunit mu-1 yields MSVRALWIISHDKGEHAAIRFSRRFATVEHRAKRLAGSSYVAVPEDNTVLKLLLTELGMSDSDKTYVALRDDCVHQQTSPALELHLEGHRKGTLWPVLTILHGPLILVCLPLVDAPPEPRPPLGSLLSVSQSLTLLSGLQTFLLGSGGKPDSDSLPSRLTMLPSVLLQICPLGTPLDVPPMGVPTSPTAPIHVGNEKQPAWKTGLHRGRAVVNVALVETVKSTQYGNQSRQDLWDVYGIVTCKCEVEGVLPNVTVTLTLPPNGSPLQDVLVHPCVTSLDSSILMSSSMDNFDGSAFSGPYKLPFSPPLEPFRLCSYTSQVPVPPILGSYQLREEVNQLHVSVSLKLHESVKNSFEYCEAHLPFFNRAQMGIVDVKVNSGQLDVSKEKNLLVWGLGQKFPKSREVTMEGKISFSGPMQGPTDPLCRQLTAYIKLYFKVPDMTLSGCCVDQHSVQVYSSAKPRIITSRELVSKEYFIWNSTGSAPVFSGHMML; encoded by the exons ATGAGTGTGCGCGCTTTGTGGATAATTTCTCATGACAAGGGAGAACATGCGGCAATACGATTTTCAAG GAGATTTGCTACTGTGGAACACCGGGCAAAGCGCCTGGCGGGTTCCTCCTACGTAGCAGTCCCGGAAGACAACACCGTGCTGAAGCTCCTGCTCACTGAACTGGGAATGTCAGACTCAGACAAAACCTATGTAGCTCTTAGAGATGATTGCGTCCACCAGCAGACATCACCAGCCCTTGAACTGCATTTGGAAGGTCATAGAAAGGGAACACTTTGGCCAGTGTTGACCATCTTGCATGGACCTCTGATCTTGGTTTGCCTGCCTTTGGTAGATGCTCCTCCTGAGCCACGACCACCTCTTGGCAgccttctctctgtctcccagAGTCTCACGCTCCTTTCGGGTCTGCAAACATTTCTCCTCGGCTCTGGGGGTAAGCCTGATAGCGACAGTCTTCCCTCTCGCTTGACAATGCTGCCCTCCGTGCTCCTGCAGATTTGTCCTCTTGGTACACCCCTGGATGTTCCTCCAATGGGAGTGCCTACATCACCTACAGCGCCCATTCATGTTGGGAATGAGAAGCAGCCAGCTTGGAAGACAGGGCTCCACCGAGGTCGAGCTGTGGTGAACGTAGCACTAGTAGAAACTGTGAAATCCACGCAGTATGGTAACCAGAGTAGACAGGACCTCTGGGATGTTTATGGcattgtgacatgcaaa TGTGAAGTTGAAGGTGTGCTTCCAAATGTGACAGTGACCCTCACATTGCCTCCAAATGGTTCCCCACTGCAAGACGTCCTAGTCCATCCCTGTGTCACGTCACTGGATTCCAGTATCCTAATGTCTAGCAGCATGGATAACTTTGATGGCTCAGCTTTCTCTGGGCCATATAAGCTCCCTTTCTCTCCCCCTCTTGAGCCTTTCAGACTATGCAGCTATACGTCTCAG GTTCCTGTTCCCCCAATACTTGGTTCATATCAACTGAGGGAAGAAGTGAACCAGCTGCATGTGTCAGTAAGTCTTAAACTTCATGAGAGTGTGAAGAACAGCTTTGAATACTGTGAAGCACATCTGCCATTTTTTAACAG GGCTCAGATGGGCATAGTGGATGTGAAGGTGAACTCTGGACAACTGGATGTGTCAAAGGAGAAGAACCTGCTGGTCTGGGGTCTGG GACAAAAATTTCCTAAATCTCGTGAGGTCACAATGGAAGGaaaaatcagcttttcggggCCAATGCAAGGACCCACCGATCCTCTCTGCAGACAACTTACAGCCTATATTAAA CTATATTTCAAAGTGCCTGACATGACACTCTCTGGATGCTGTGTAGACCAACACTCAGTGCAGGTTTATTCCTCTGCCAAACCACGGATTATAACAT CCAGAGAACTTGTGTCCAAAGAGTACTTCATATGGAATTCAACAGGGTCGGCGCCAGTGTTCTCTGGACATATGATGCTATAG
- the slc35f4 gene encoding solute carrier family 35 member F4, translating into MISPDTVLESGDQPCIQLEPLKKTHLPGKATPTGGNCAAFKDSSPKVTANGVHDIEDRILRITGYYGYNPGYSSHRREDGSESHAETPGSETSAESQSYQTCTSAALKVLGGLLMVLCISSSWVGTTQVVKLTFQSFSCPFFISWFSSNWNILFFPIYYSTHVIITREKQTPIQKFRECSKLFGEDGMTLKIFVKRTAPFSILWTLTNYLYLLALKKLTATDVSALYCCHKAFVFLLSWIVLKDRFMGVRIVAAIMAITGIVMMAYADGFHGDSFVGVALAVGSASTSALYKVMFKMFLGSANLGEVAHFLSTMGFFNLIFISCVPLILYFTKVEHWGSLSSLPWGYMCGLAGLWLVFNILIHVGVVLTYPILISIGTLLSVPGNAAVDVLKHEVIFSVVRLAATCIICLGFLLLLLPEEWDSVTLRFLANITDKKSEEHGEEFTESSINTRTRSRANGAVTIPMA; encoded by the exons ATGATCAGCCCCGACACTGTTTTGGAGAGTGGAGACCAGCCTTGCATCCAGCTGGAGCCCTTGAAGAAGACGCACTTGCCGGGCAAGGCGACGCCGACCGGTGGCAACTGCGCTGCGTTCAAGGACAGCAGCCCCAAAGTGACAGCCAACGGAGTGCACGACATAGAGGACCGGATACTGAGGATCACCGGCTACTACGGCTACAACCCGGGCTACTCCAGTCACAGAA GAGAAGATGGATCAGAGTCTCACGCAGAGACCCCAGGCAGTGAGACCAGTGCAGAGAGCCAGTCCTATCAGACCTGTACCAGCGCAGCTCTGAAGGTGCTGGGGGGCCTTCTGATGGTGCTGtgcatctcctcctcctgggtGGGCACAACGCAGGTGGTGAAGCTGACTTTCCAGTCGTTCTCCTGTCCCTTCTTCATATCGTGGTTCAGTAGCAACTGGAACATTCTCTTTTTTCCCATCTACTACTCCACACATGTGATCATCACAAGGGAGAAGCAGACCCCTATACAGAAATTCAG GGAGTGCAGCAAGCTGTTTGGCGAGGATGGGATGACTCTTAAGATTTTTGTAAAGAGGACAGCACCCTTCTCAATCCTGTGGACACTGACCAACTACCTGTACCTCCTGGCCTTGAAGAAGCTGACAGCGACTGATGTCTCAGCCCTCTACTGCTGTCACAAGGcctttgtctttctcttgtCCTGGATTGTTCTTAAGGACAGGTTCATGGGCGTTAGG ATTGTAGCAGCTATAATGGCAATCACAGGTATTGTGATGATGGCTTATGCTGATGGGTTCCATGGTGATTCCTTTGTGGGTGTGGCACTGGCTGTGGGCTCAGCCTCAACATCAGCTCTCTACAAG GTGATGTTCAAGATGTTCCTGGGCAGCGCCAACCTTGGAGAAGTGGCTCATTTCCTTTCCACCATGGGCTTCTTCAATCTTATCTTTATCTCCTGTGTTCCCCTCATCCTCTACTTCACCAAGGTGGAGCACTGGGGTTCACTGTCCTCTCTACCGTGGGGCTACATGTGTGGACTGGCAGGACTGTGGTTGG TGTTCAACATCTTGATCCATGTTGGTGTGGTGCTGACATACCCCATTCTCATTTCCATAGGGACACTGCTCAGTGTGCCAGGCAATGCAG CTGTAGATGTTTTGAAGCATGAGGTGATCTTCAGCGTCGTGCGCCTGGCAGCAACCTGTATCATTTGCCTTGGGTTCTTGCTCCTTCTCCTGCCAGAGGAGTGGGACTCCGTCACACTGCGTTTCCTGGCCAACATCACAGACAAGAAGTCAGAGGAACACGGCGAGGAGTTCACAGAGTCCAGCATCAACACGCGCACTCGCAGTCGAGCAAATGGTGCTGTTACCATTCCCATGGCATAA